The following coding sequences are from one Triticum dicoccoides isolate Atlit2015 ecotype Zavitan chromosome 4A, WEW_v2.0, whole genome shotgun sequence window:
- the LOC119284815 gene encoding ADP-ribosylation factor-like protein 8a, which yields MGFWEAFLNWLRSLFFKQEMELSLIGLQNAGKTSLVNVIATGGFSEDMIPTVGFNMRKVTKGNVTIKLWDLGGQPRFRSMWERYCRAVSAIVYVVDAADRENMAIAKSELHDLLSKPSLTGIPLLVIGNKIDKPEAFPKQSFTELMGLKAMTDREVACFMISCKNSTNIDSVIDWLVKHSKKKN from the exons ATGGGCTTCTGGGAGGCCTTCCTCAACTGGCTCCGCAG CCTCTTTTTCAAGCAAGAAATGGAGCTTTCATTGATTGGGCTCCAAAATGCTGGGAAAACTTCGCTTGTGAATGTTATTGCT ACAGGAGGTTTTAGCGAAGACATGATTCCCACAGTAGGATTCAATATGAGAAAGGTAACCAAAGGAAATGTCACTATAAAATTATGGGATCTTGGAGGCCAGCCAAGATTCCGGAGCATGTGGGAGAGATACTGCCGTGCTGTTTCTGCAATTGT GTATGTTGTTGATGCAGCAGATCGGGAGAACATGGCTATTGCCAAAAGTGAGCTCCATGACCTTctgagcaagccatctttgaccggTATCCCATTACTGGTCATTGGCAACAAAATCGACAAGCCTGAAGCTTTCCCCAAGCAAAGTTTCACAGAATTGAT GGGTCTGAAGGCAATGACTGATCGAGAAGTGGCCTGCTTCATGATATCATGCAAGAACTCAACCAACATTGATTCCGTCATCGACTGGCTCGTGAAGCACTCAAAGAAGAAGAACTGA
- the LOC119284813 gene encoding protein NPGR1-like, translating to MAAIMLCTCSGDQSKFEEMPRSPESLATRDFSASGSCSRPGKREAMPDDSQVNEVESDLRETLSLNYEEARALLGRLEYQRGNFDAALQVLQGIDIRSLKPRMTSAVTESAKPKVSPRSSRRKTSQVNGMLVHMSMHSVSLLLEAILLKARSLERLGRVTDAAEECRTIIDIVESAWPDGVPEGTSEDCKLIDMFHSALEYLPNLWMRSGCFEEAITAYRRALARPWNLDSQRSANLQKDLAVTLLYCGIEVKSPQEFSQQRNLATPENNIEEAILLLFVLIRKLTFQEIKWDPDLVNHLMYALSLSGHYEVLARHLEMLLPGTYSRSERWYVLALCYSAAGMDDSALNIIRNGFRVLERKGKPHIPSLLLGAKLCCKNPKHASEGIKFANKARESFRSHDMHFISAVNHFLGVCYGPFARSSTSHTEKMRLQDDALRLLQDAAATAKYNPEILYSLAWENAMQRKLNAAIESAAECLEMVTGSSVSTWKLLILVLSAQQNLEEAESVADIALDEAEQEDQMGILRLKALIQSSRGQFKSAVESFRILLAIIQAKKEIWKLTPYDKVKSLHELEMEAWLDLASIYTKLEAWNDSNICLDKAKSIDFLSPKCWHVKGLILEAQSLHQEALEAFSFSLSINPDYVPSMVSMASILRTLGAKSSSIARTFLRSATRLEPTNHQAWMGLGLVLKSEGSVLEAADCFQAAYELLELSPIQDFSEQLPILLQ from the exons ATGGCTGCAATCATGTTATGCACGTGCAGCGGGGACCAATCGAAGTTTGAAGAGATGCCCCGATCACCGGAATCTCTCGCAACACGGGATTTCTCAGCAAGTGGTTCTTGTTCGAGACCAGGAAAACGAGAAGCAATGCCTGATGATAGCCAAGTGAATGAAGTGGAATCGGACTTAAGAGAGACTCTTTCGCTAAATTATGAG GAGGCCCGGGCATTGCTGGGTAGACTGGAGTATCAGAGAGGAAACTTTGATGCAGCATTGCAAGTCCTTCAGGGCATTGATATAAGAAGCCTCAAACCACGAATGACCAGTGCTGTTACTGAAAGTGCCAAGCCTAAAGTTTCTCCACGTTCTTCAAGACGGAAAACCTCACAAGTGAATGGAATGCTAGTGCATATGTCAATGCATTCTGTAAGTTTGCTTCTGGAAGCCATATTGCTTAAAGCGAGATCTTTGGAAAGACTTGGTAGAGTGACAG ATGCTGCAGAAGAATGCAGAACCATCATAGATATTGTAGAGTCTGCATGGCCGGATGGTGTTCCTGAAGGTACTTCCGAAGACTGTAAGTTGATAGACATGTTCCACTCGGCTCTAGAATATCTTCCTAACCTATGGATGAGAAGTGGTTGTTTTGAGGAGGCCATAACTGCATATCGGAGAGCTCTTGCAAGGCCCTGGAATTTGGATTCTCAAAGGTCCGCCAACTTACAAAAAGACTTAGCGGTGACTCTACTGTACTGTGGTATTGAAGTGAAGTCTCCTCAAGAGTTCAGTCAGCAACGGAACTTGGCAACCCCGGAGAACAACATCGAGGAAGCAATTTTGCTGCTGTTTGTACTTATCAGAAAGCTAACcttccaagaaataaagtgggaTCCTGATCTCGTGAACCATTTGATGTACGCACTGTCATTGTCTGGTCATTATGAAGTCTTGGCCAGGCATCTAGAGATGTTGTTACCTGGAACCTATAGCAGATCAGAAAGATGGTACGTTCTCGCGCTTTGCTACAGTGCAGCTGGCATGGATGATAGTGCCTTAAATATCATAAGGAATGGTTTCCGTGTGTTAGAAAGGAAGGGGAAACCTCATATTCCATCTCTTCTTCTAGGAGCCAAACTATGTTGTAAGAACCCAAAGCATGCTTCTGAAGGAATAAAATTTGCAAATAAAGCCAGGGAGTCATTCAGAAGTCATGATATGCATTTCATCAGTGCTGTGAATCATTTCCTTGGTGTTTGTTATGGACCTTTTGCTAGGTCATCCACTTCTCACACAGAAAAAATGAGATTGCAAGATGATGCACTGAGGCTGTTGCAGGATGCTGCGGCAACGGCGAAGTATAATCCTGAAATACTGTACAGCCTTGCTTGGGAAAATGCAATGCAGCGCAAACTGAATGCAGCCATTGAAAGTGCAGCGGAATGTCTCGAAATGGTGACAGGAAGTTCAGTGAGTACCTGGAAGCTGTTGATTCTAGTGTTATCTGCACAGCAGAATTTGGAAGAAGCTGAATCAGTAGCTGATATTGCACTAGATGAGGCTGAGCAAGAGGATCAAATGGGTATTTTGAGGCTAAAAGCACTAATTCAGTCCTCCCGTGGACAATTCAAGTCTGCTGTGGAATCTTTTAGGATTTTGCTTGCAATCATTCAAGCAAAGAAGGAAATCTGGAAATTGACCCCTTATGATAAG GTTAAATCCCTGCATGAGTTAGAGATGGAAGCATGGTTAGATTTGGCATCAATATACACAAAGCTTGAAGCATGGAATGACTCAAACATCTGTCTTGACAAAGCAAAATCCATCGATTTCTTATCTCCAAAGTGCTGGCATGTCAAAG GCCTGATACTGGAGGCCCAGTCCTTGCACCAAGAAGCCCTCGAGGCATTCTCATTCTCCCTCTCCATCAATCCAGACTATGTCCCTAGCATGGTTTCTATGGCAAGCATTCTAAGAACTCTTGGAGCGAAATCATCGTCAATCGCGAGAACTTTCCTTCGCAGCGCCACCCGCTTAGAGCCAACAAACCATCAAGCCTGGATGGGGCTCGGACTCGTCCTGAAATCTGAAGGATCGGTGCTTGAGGCCGCTGACTGCTTCCAGGCAGCTTACGAGCTCCTAGAGTTGTCACCTATTCAGGATTTCTCCGAGCAACTGCCCATCTTGCTGCAGTAG
- the LOC119284814 gene encoding surfeit locus protein 1-like: MAASLSKTLGLRLRGSGGHRLFPSRPSTSHAPQPPLPPAAAPPPPGAGKEAGAWSKLFLFAPGAITFGLGTWQLFRRQEKVEMLEYRTRRLEMEPVAWNETVSSAVSRDPAVLEFRKIVCEGDFGTEKSVFVGPRSRSISGVTENGYYVITPLIPRSTEPGSLQSPILVNRGWIPRAWRDKNMQDHQDLGETLDVNEADKKTDERGTWWKFWSKKPESSPEIEKPVKPPVRVIGVIRGSEKPSIFVPPNEPSNGQWFYVDVPMIARACGLPENTVYIEDMNEDISASNPYPLPKDANALIHHSVMPDDHLKYTFTWYTLSAAVTYMAAKRIKAKKMRL, from the exons ATGGCGGCGTCGCTCTCCAAAACCCTCGGCCTCCGGCTGCGCGGCAGCGGCGGCCACCGCCTCTtcccctcccggccctccacttccCACGCGCCCCAGCCACcacttccgcccgccgccgccccgccgcccccag GAGCAGGGAAGGAGGCGGGCGCGTGGTCGAAGCTCTTCCTCTTCGCCCCCGGCGCCATCACCTTCGGCCTCGGCACATGGCAGCTCTTCCGGCGGCAGGAGAAG GTAGAGATGCTGGAGTACAGGACGCGGAGGCTGGAGATGGAGCCCGTGGCGTGGAACGAGACCGTCTCCTCTGCTGTCTCGCGTGATCCGGCTGTGCTGGAGTTCCGGAAGATCGTGTGTGAGGGCGATTTCGGCACGGAGAAGTCGGTCTTCGTCGGGCCTCGCTCCCGGAGCATCTCCGGTGTGACCGAAAATGGGTATTATGTGATCACTCCGTTGATACCTCGGTCGACTGAGCCTGGCAG TTTGCAGTCACCCATCCTTGTGAATAGAGGGTGGATTCCTCGTGCTTGGCGTGATAAAAACATGCAGGATCACCAGGACCTTGGTGAAACTTTAGATGTGAACGAAGCTGATAAAAAGACAGATGAAAGAGGTACTTGGTGGAAATTTTGGTCTAAGAAGCCTGAATCTTCTCCAGAG ATTGAAAAACCTGTAAAGCCTCCTGTAAGAGTTATTGGAGTAATCCGAGGAAGTGAGAAGCCCAGCATATTTGTTCCACCTAATGAACCCAGTAATGGCCAGTGGTTTTACGTGGATGTTCCCATGATTGCACGTGCATGTGGCCTCCCTGAGAACACTGTCTATATAGAAGATATGAATGAAGACATCTCTGCAAGTAATCCTTATCCTCTTCCAAAAGATGCCAATGCTTTGATTCATCACTCAGTGATGCCAGATGACCATCTGAAATACACCTTTACATG GTACACTCTTTCTGCTGCTGTGACTTACATGGCCGCAAAGCGGATAAAGGCAAAGAAGATGAGGCTATAG
- the LOC119284811 gene encoding 40S ribosomal protein S3a-like gives MAVGKNKRISKGRKGSKKKAVDPFTKKQWYDIKAPLLFTSRNVGKTLVSRTQGTKIASEGLKHRVFEVSLADLQNDEDQAYRKIRLRAEDVQGMNVLTNFWGMDFTTDKLRSLVRKWQTLIEAHVDVKTTDNYMLRMFAIGFTKRRPNQVKRTCYAQASQIRQIRRKMVEIMVNQAASCDLKELVNKFIPEVIGKEIEKATSGIFPLQNVYVRKVKILKAPKFDLGKLMEVHGDYKEDVGVKLDRPADGDEVIPGAEEVAAAE, from the exons ATGGCGGTCGGCAAGAACAAGCGCATCTCCAAGGGGAGGAAGGGAAGCAAGAAGAAGGC CGTCGATCCGTTCACCAAGAAGCAGTGGTATGACATCAAGGCGCCGCTGCTGTTCACCAGCCGCAACGTCGGCAAGACCCTCGTGTCCAGGACGCAGGGTACCAAG aTTGCCTCAGAGGGTCTGAAGCACAGGGTGTTCGAAGTATCTCTAGCTGATCTTCAGAACGATGAGGACCAGGCCTACAGGAAGATCAGACTCCGTGCTGAGGATGTGCAAGGGATGAATGTCCTCACAAACTTCTGG GGCATGGACTTCACCACTGACAAGCTCAGGTCTCTTGTGAGGAAGTGGCAGACACTCATTGAGGCTCATGTGGATGTGAAGACCACTGACAACTACATGCTCCGCATGTTCGCCATTGGCTTCACCAAGAGACGCCCAAACCAGGTGAAGCGCACTTGCTATGCCCAAGCAAGTCAGATCAGACAG ATCCGCCGCAAGATGGTTGAGATCATGGTCAACCAAGCTGCAAGCTGTGACTTGAAGGAGCTTGTGAACAAGTTCATCCCTGAGGTGATTGGAAAGGAGATTGAGAAGGCCACCTCAGGCATCTTCCCCCTCCAGAACGTGTACGTCCGCAAGGTGAAGATCCTGAAGGCCCCCAAGTTCGACCTGGGGAAGCTCATGGAG GTTCACGGTGACTACAAGGAGGATGTTGGTGTGAAGCTTGACAGGCCTGCTGATGGAGATGAGGTGATTCCTGGAGCAGAGGAGGTTGCTGCTGCTGAGTAG